A single region of the Sciurus carolinensis chromosome 16, mSciCar1.2, whole genome shotgun sequence genome encodes:
- the Ankrd11 gene encoding ankyrin repeat domain-containing protein 11 isoform X2 has translation MPRAARPRTPQQEDSPLSSDMVEKQTGKKDKDKVSLTKTPKLDRSDGGKEVRERATKRKLPFTVGANGEQKDSDTEKQGPERKRIKKEPVARKSGLLFGMGLSGIRAGYPLSERQQVALLMQMTAEESANSPDTTPKHPSQSAVCQKGTPSSASKTKDKVNKRNERGETRLHRAAIRGDARRIKELISEGADVNVKDFAGWTALHEACNRGYYDVAKQLLAAGAEVNTKGLDDDTPLHDAANNGHYKVVKLLLRYGGNPQQSNRKGETPLKVANSPTMVNLLLGKGTYTSSEESSTESSEEEDAPSFAPSSSVDGNNTDSEFEKGLKLKAKNPEPPKTVAPVKDEYEFDEDDEQDRVPPVDDKHLLKKDYRKEPKASSFVSIPKMDVKSYAKNSSAAPKKAAHRILSDTSDEEDAGLAVGAGEKLRLSAHTVLPSSKAREPSASRQQKEKSKVRKKRKKEARGKEVRSGKRSDKLCSSESESQSSESEEDGDSVGSTGCLKGSPLLLKDPSLFSSLSASSTSSHGSTATQKHGTSHADQHSKHWRADSWKAMSSPAWSQVSSLSDSSGTGLASESDCSSEGSSLESLKPARRKQEHRRRGGTQSLPPEKRAAFHPSVDGAVPKLDKEGKVVKKHKTKHRHKNKEKGQCPGSQELKLKSFAYEYEDPRPKADKAALLDGDVSTEGRLRVLKHDRDHLKREERLGRTKPEDKEWLFRDEKPLKRTKDLGRDGGRAFREEKDRASRAERERLGKEKSPKEERLRSYKEERKKKARDRPAKPEKKSDAKEDRMAKEKALKEDRERLRREKAYREDATFEDCCHRGHFLESEDTKLSLSDDQQDRWFSDLSDSSFDFKGEDSWDSPVTDYRDIKSDSVAKLILETVKEDSKEKKRDKAREKRDLRDSFFRKKERDYLDKNSEKRRDPTEKHKGLPGHLPDRDKRRRESCEGTRERKDPHREELKECACEAAFKDKPDCDLAKGLEPWERHHAAREKERKEKARSERHKDKPQDRDRGEKGPKDRDLDRCLKERKDGKEKHKDVHGRDRDRRAGLDLARERKDKAFPTAPEDAAEKRDEKKGKEKSWYIADIFTDESEDEKEQYLAPGLRAGEACEAPRADGLQEREDGREPPPADRHRKCPSDRPHEKPRDKEPKEKRKDRGATEAGRDKKEKALEKQHREKRDKDRKDRALAEAAQERRSRQRPPEKVERKHPVDDRAKGKHKEKPDKERRASRGAEAERSLLERLEEEALQEGREEAHDKASEVSSDSFTDRGPEPGLSALLEVSFSEPPEDKAREGPCLAERLREKERHRHSSSSSKKSHERERAKKEKAERKEKAEDHRDGGRREPGQYEKDFLEAEACGITFAVKAEGEEELDKASEGFAEKRERSEPEREPPKKVEKELKPFGSSAASALKEKRRREKHRDRWRDEKDKHRDRHHKEELRPATRDKEKGREEAPKPGETKAKERPRDGTERERGDPTKVSNGMDKLPPPRDPGKKDARPREKLLGDGDLMMTSFERMLSQKDLEIEERHKRHKERMRQMEKLRHRSGDPKLREKAKPADDGRRKGLDAVPKKTLGPDPPFKEKKLKESAPTPPVPESKPPPGPGAEAKDWSSGPPLKEALPASPRPEQSRPAGVPTPTSLVSGPSYEELHTPRTPSCSADDYSDLVFDCTDAPHPLPAASTASACSPPFFDRFSVAPSGAPELPGQTPTRPVSTSLYRSISVDVRRTPEEEFSVGDKLFRQQSVPAAASFDSPGQHLLEDKAPLPPVPADKFTCLSPGYYSPDYGLPSPKAAAVSSAPSPEAMFSGLPAKPSPAPRGELLAPAIEGALPPDLGLPLDATEDQQATAAIIPPEPSYLEPLDEGPFSTVITQEPVEWAPPATEQALSSALIAGASENPVSWPVGSDLLLKSPQRFPESPKHFCPAETLHATVPGPFGAAEPPYPVSPGSYPLPAAEPGLEEVRDDGAGAISVAISTTEGATAYATPARLDSFFSSCKPLPNAPLDVAPEPTCVATVTQVEALGPLESSFLDGGHSLSALGQGEPVPWHEAFTSPEDDLDLGPFSLPELPLQPKDASDVETEPVEGSPVPPEESTPGTEGQPVLPPDQASPCLPTEPEPSEEPKLDVVLEATVEAETVADERAPEDSDSSSAPAPGLPEQCPLGGGAEEAKTEDPSTTPHHVLDGPATDGAAQTPDSAEVTPAATPVEGPPGSVQPDATDPEPKPTAEAPKAPKVEEVPQRMTRNRAQMLASQSKQSTPPTEKEPAPTPTPASRAKGRASEEEDAQAQHPRKRRFQRSSQQLQQQLNTSTQQTREVIQQTLAAIVDAIKLDDIEPYHSDRSNPYFEYLQIRKKIEEKRKILCYITPQAPQCYAEYVTYTGSYLLDGKPLSKLHIPVIAPPPSLAEPLKELFKQQETVRGKLRLQHSIEREKLIVSCEQEILRVHCRAARTIANQAVPFSACTMLLDSEVYNMPLESQGDENKSVRDRFNARQFISWLQDVDDKYDRMKTCLLMRQQHEAAALNAVQRMEWQLKAQELDPAGHKSLCVNEVPSFYVPMVDVNDDFVLLPA, from the exons gaTAAAGATAAAGTTTCTCTAACCAAGACCCCAAAACTAGACCGCAGCGATGGAGGAAAGGAGGTGAGAGAGCGAGCCACCAAGCGGAAGCTACCCTTCACTGTGGGGGCCAATGGAGAGCAGAAGGACTCGGACACAG AGAAGCAGGGTCCTGAGCGAAAGAGGATCAAGAAGGAACCTGTTGCCCGAAAGTCCGGGCTGCTGTTCGGCATGGGGCTGTCCGGGATCCGAGCTGGCTACCCCCTCTCTGAGCGCCAGCAGGTGGCTCTCCTCATGCAGATGACAGCGGAGGAGTCTGCAAACAGCCCAG ACACCACACCAAAGCACCCCTCCCAGTCTGCAGTGTGTCAGAAGGGGACACCCAGCTCTGcctcaaaaaccaaagacaaagtCAACAAGAGGAACGAGCGGGGTGAGACCCGCCTGCACCGTGCCGCCATCAGGGGGGATGCCCGGCGCATCAAGGAGCTCATCAGCGAGGGCGCCGACGTCAACGTCAAGGACTTTGCGG GCTGGACGGCGCTGCACGAGGCCTGCAACCGGGGCTACTACGACGTTGCCAAGCAGCTGCTGGCCGCAGGCGCGGAGGTGAACACCAAGGGCCTGGACGACGACACGCCACTGCATGACGCCGCCAACAACGGGCACTACAAG GTGGTGAAGTTGCTGCTGCGGTATGGAGGAAACCCTCAGCAGAGCAACAGGAAAGGGGAGACGCCACTCAAAGTGGCCAACTCCCCCACCATGGTGAACCTCCTGCTAGGCAAAGGCACGTACACCTCCAGCGAGGAGAGCTCCACGG AGAGCTCCGAGGAGGAGGACGCCCCGTCCTTCGCACCTTCCAGCTCTGTCGATGGCAACAACACGGACTCCGAGTTCGAGAAGGGCCTGAAGCTCAAGGCCAAGAACCCAGAGCCGCCGAAGACCGTGGCGCCCGTCAAGGACGAGTATGAGTTTGACGAGGATGACGAGCAGGACAGGGTCCCGCCCGTGGACGACAAGCACCTGCTGAAGAAGGACTACAGGAAGGAGCCCAAGGCCAGCAGCTTCGTGTCAATCCCCAAGATGGACGTCAAGAGCTATGCCAAGAACAGCTCCGCCGCACCAAAGAAAGCTGCCCATCGCATCTTGTCGGATACCTCGGACGAGGAGGATGCCGGCCTGGCCGTGGGCGCCGGGGAGAAGCTGAGGCTGTCGGCGCACACCGTCCTGCCCAGCTCGAAGGCCCGAGAGCCCTCGGCCTCCCGGCAGCAGAAGGAGAAGAGCAAAGtgaggaagaagcggaagaaggaAGCCCGCGGCAAGGAAGTGCGGTCTGGGAAGAGGAGCGACAAGCTGTGCTCCTCCGAGTCCGAGAGCCAGTCCTCTGAGAGCGAGGAGGACGGGGACTCAGTGGGCAGCACAGGCTGCCTCAAGGGCTCCCCGCTGCTGCTGAAGGACCCCTCCCTGTTCAGCTCGCTGTCGGCCTCCTCCACCTCGTCCCACGGCAGCACTGCCACGCAGAAGCACGGCACCAGCCACGCCGACCAGCACAGCAAGCACTGGCGCGCGGACAGCTGGAAAGCCATGTCCTCCCCCGCCTGGTCCCAGGTCAGCTCTCTGTCCGACTCCTCGGGCACGGGCCTGGCAAGCGAGTCGGACTGCTCCTCCGAGGGCTCCAGCCTGGAGTCCCTGAAGCCCGCGAGGAGGAAGCAGGAGCACCGCAGGAGGGGCGGCACGCAGAGCCTGCCGCCAGAGAAGAGGGCCGCCTTCCACCCCAGCGTGGACGGCGCCGTGCCCAAGCTGGACAAGGAGGGCAAGGTGGTCAAGAAACACAAGAcgaaacacagacacaaaaacaaGGAGAAGGGGCAGTGCCCCGGCAGCCAGGAGCTGAAGCTGAAGAGCTTCGCCTACGAGTACGAGGACCCCAGGCCCAAGGCCGACAAGGCCGCCCTCCTGGACGGCGACGTCTCCACGGAGGGCAGGCTGCGGGTGCTGAAGCACGACCGAGACCACCTCAAGCGGGAGGAGAGGCTGGGCAGGACGAAGCCCGAGGACAAGGAGTGGCTCTTCAGAGACGAGAAACCCCTCAAGAGGACCAAGGACCTGGGCAGGGACGGCGGCAGGGCCTTCCGGGAGGAGAAGGACCGGGCCAGCAGGGCCGAGCGGGAGAGGTTGGGCAAGGAGAAGTCCCCCAAGGAGGAGAGGCTGCGGTCCTacaaggaggagaggaagaagaaggctCGGGACCGGCCCGCCAAACCAGAGAAGAAGAGTGATGCCAAGGAGGACCGGATGGCCAAGGAGAAGGCCCTGAAGGAGGACCGGGAGCGGCTGCGGAGGGAGAAGGCCTACCGGGAGGACGCCACCTTCGAGGACTGCTGCCACAGGGGCCACTTCCTGGAGAGCGAGGACACCAAGCTCAGCCTGTCCGACGACCAGCAGGACAGGTGGTTTTCTGACCTCTCCGACTCCTCCTTCGACTTCAAAGGGGAGGACAGCTGGGACTCCCCAGTGACGGACTACAGGGACATCAAGAGCGACTCTGTGGCCAAACTCATCTTGGAAACGGTGAAGGAGGACAGCAAGGAGAAGAAGCGGGACAAGGCCCGGGAAAAGCGAGACCTCCGAGACTCTTTCTTCCGGAAGAAGGAGCGGGACTATCTGGACAAGAACTCGGAGAAGAGGAGAGACCCGACGGAGAAGCACAAGGGCCTGCCCGGCCATCTTCCCGACAGGGACAAGAGGAGGAGAGAGTCCTGCGAGGGCACGCGGGAGCGCAAGGACCCGCACCGGGAGGAGCTGAAGGAGTGCGCCTGCGAGGCCGCCTTCAAGGACAAGCCCGACTGCGACCTGGCCAAGGGCCTGGAGCCCTGGGAGCGCCACCACGCTGCCCGCGAGAAGGAGCGGAAGGAGAAGGCGCGCTCCGAGAGGCACAAGGACAAGCCCCAGGACAGGGACCGTGGTGAGAAGGGTCCCAAGGACAGAGACTTGGACAGGTGCCTCAAGGAGAGGAAGGACGGCAAGGAGAAGCACAAGGACGTGCatggcagagacagagacaggagggCCGGCCTGGACCTCGCCCGGGAGAGGAAGGACAAGGCCTTCCCCACAGCCCCCGAGGACGCCGCCGAAAAGAGAGAcgagaagaaggggaaggagaagagctGGTACATCGCAGACATCTTCACGGACGAGAGCGAGGACGAGAAGGAGCAGTACCTGGCCCCCGGGCTCCGAGCAGGGGAGGCCTGCGAGGCCCCCAGGGCGGACGGCCTCCAGGAGCGGGAGGACGGGAGGGAGCCGCCCCCCGCAGACAGGCACAGGAAGTGCCCCTCGGACAGGCCACACGAGAAGCCCCGGGACAAAGAGcccaaagagaagaggaaggacagGGGCGCCACCGAGGCGGGCAGAGACAAGAAGGAGAAGGCCCTGGAGAAGCAGCACCGGGAGAAGAGAGACAAGGACCGCAAGGACCGCGCCCTGGCCGAGGCTGCCCAGGAGAGGCGCAGCAGGCAGAGGCCGCCTGAGAAGGTGGAGAGGAAGCACCCCGTGGACGACAGGGCCAAGGGCAAGCACAAGGAGAAGCCGGACAAGGAGCGGAGGGCCTCCCGGGGCGCCGAGGCGGAGCGCAGCCTGCTGGAGCGGCTGGAGGAGGAGGCGCTGCAGGAGGGCCGGGAGGAGGCGCACGACAAGGCCAGCGAGGTCTCCTCGGACAGCTTCACCGACCGCGGCCCCGAGCCCGGCCTGAGCGCCCTCCTGGAGGTGTCCTTCTCCGAGCCGCCCGAGGACAAGGCCCGCGAGGGCCCCTGCCTGGCcgagaggctgagggagaaggagcGGCACcggcactcctcctcctcctccaagaaGAGCCATGAGCGCGAGCGGGCCAAGAAGGAGAAGGCCGAGAGGAAGGAGAAGGCCGAGGACCACAGGGACGGGGGCCGGAGGGAGCCCGGCCAGTACGAGAAGGACTTCCTGGAGGCCGAGGCCTGCGGCATCACCTTCGCCGTGAAGGCCGAGGGCGAGGAGGAGCTGGACAAGGCCTCCGAGGGCTTTGctgagaagagggagaggagcgAGCCCGAGAGGGAGCCTCCCAAGAAGGTGGAGAAGGAGCTGAAGCCTTTCGGGTCCAGTGCCGCCAGCGCcctgaaggagaagaggaggagggagaagcatCGGGACCGGTGGCGGGACGAGAAGGACAAGCACAGGGACAGGCACCACAAGGAGGAGCTGCGGCCCGCCACCAGGGACAAGGAGAAGGGCCGGGAGGAGGCCCCAAAGCCGGGTGAGACCAAGGCCAAGGAGAGGCCCCGAGACggcacagagagggagaggggcgACCCCACCAAGGTCAGCAACGGCATGGACAAGCTCCCGCCGCCCAGAGACCCCGGCAAGAAGGACGCCCGACCCCGGGAGAAGCTGCTGGGGGACGGCGACCTGATGATGACCAGCTTCGAGCGGATGCTGTCCCAGAAGGACCTGGAGATCGAGGAGCGGCACAAGCGGCACAAGGAGCGCATGAGGCAGATGGAGAAGCTGCGGCACAGGTCGGGAGACCCCAAGCTCAGGGAGAAGGCGAAGCCCGCCGACGACGGGCGCAGGAAGGGCCTGGACGCCGTGCCCAAAAAGACCCTGGGGCCGGACCCTCCCTTCAAAGAGAAGAAGCTCAAGGAGTCTGCTCCCACGCCTCCCGTCCCCGAGAGCAAGCCCCCGCCAGGGCCAGGCGCCGAGGCCAAAGACTGGTCCAGCGGGCCGCCCCTGAAGGAGGCCCTGCCCGCCTCGCCCCGGCCGGAGCAGAGCCGACCCGCGGGGGTGCCCACGCCCACCTCGCTGGTGTCAGGCCCCAGCTACGAGGAGCTGCACACGCCCCGGACCCCGTCCTGCAGCGCCGACGACTACTCCGACCTGGTGTTCGACTGCACGGACGCCCCGCACCCGCTGCCCGCCGCCTCCACCGCCAGCGCCTGCTCCCCGCCCTTCTTCGACAGGTTCTCTGTGGCCCCGAGCGGGGCTCCCGAGCTCCCGGGCCAGACGCCCACCAGGCCTGTCTCCACGAGCCTGTACCGCTCCATCTCCGTGGACGTCAGGCGGACCCCCGAGGAGGAGTTCAGCGTGGGGGACAAGCTGTTCAGACAGCAGAGCGTGCCTGCCGCCGCCAGCTTCGACTCTCCCGGCCAGCACTTGCTGGAGGACAAGGCTCCCCTGCCGCCCGTCCCAGCAGACAAGTTCACCTGCCTGTCCCCCGGCTACTACTCCCCTGACTACGGCCTCCCCTCGCCCAAGGCCGCCGCGGTCAGCAGCGCGCCCTCCCCGGAGGCCATGTTCTCTGGCCTACCAGCCaagccctcccctgcccccagagGCGAGCTCTTGGCCCCCGCCATTGAGGGGGCCCTGCCCCCGGACTTGGGCCTTCCTCTGGATGCCACGGAGGACCAGCAGGCCACGGCGGCCATCATCCCCCCAGAGCCCAGCTACCTGGAGCCCTTGGATGAGGGCCCCTTCAGCACCGTCATCACCCAGGAGCCGGTCGAGTGGGCCCCGCCTGCCACCGAGCAGGCCCTTTCCTCTGCCCTGATCGCCGGTGCCTCTGAAAACCCGGTCAGCTGGCCGGTGGGCTCTGACCTTCTGTTGAAGTCTCCACAGAGGTTCCCGGAGTCCCCCAAACACTTCTGCCCTGCAGAGACCCTGCACGCCACTGTCCCGGGACCCTTTGGCGCCGCGGAGCCCCCCTACCCCGTCTCCCCAGGCTCCTACCCCTTGCCAGCTGCCGAGCCGGGCCTGGAGGAGGTCAGAGACGACGGGGCGGGAGCCATCTCTGTGGCCATTTCCACCACGGAAGGAGCTACTGCTTACGCCACCCCTGCCCGGCTGGACTCTTTCTTCAGCAGCTGCAAGCCACTTCCCAACGCACCCCTTGATGTGGCCCCTGAGCCCACCTGTGTTGCCACGGTGACCCAGGTGGAAGCTCTGGGGCCCCTGGAGAGCAGCTTCCTGGATGGTGGCCACAGCCTGTCTGCCCTTGGCCAGGGTGAGCCAGTGCCCTGGCACGAGGCCTTCACCAGCCCCGAGGACGACCTGGACCTGGGGCCCTTCTCGCTGCCCGAGCTCCCTCTCCAGCCCAAAGACGCCTCGGATGTCGAGACGGAACCCGTGGAAGGGAGTCCCGTCCCACCAGAGGAGAGCACCCCCGGGACGGAGGGACAGCCTGTGCTGCCTCCTGACCaggcctctccctgcctccccactgAGCCTGAGCCCTCAGAGGAGCCAAAGCTGGACGTGGTTCTGGAAGCCACGGTGGAAGCAGAGACTGTGGCAGACGAGAGGGCCCCTGAGGACTCGGACTCCAGCTCAGCACCGGCCCCAGGCCTCCCCGAACAGTGTCCCCTGGGGGGTGGAGCTGAGGAGGCCAAGACTGAAGATCCCTCCACCACTCCCCACCACGTACTCGATGGCCCTGCCACGGATGGTGCGGCACAGACACCTGACAGTGCTGAAGTCACCCCTGCTGCCACCCCCGTGGAAGGGCCCCCAGGCAGCGTCCAGCCAGATGCTACGGATCCAGAGCCCAAGCCCACAGCCGAGGCCCCGAAGGCCCCCAAGGTGGAGGAGGTCCCTCAGCGCATGACCAGGAACCGGGCCCAGATGCTGGCCAGCCAGAGCAAGCAGAGCACGCCTCCCACGGAGAAGGAGCCCGCCCCCACGCCCACCCCGGCCTCCAGGGCCAAGGGCCGCGCCTCCGAGGAGGAGGATGCCCAGGCCCAGCACCCCCGCAAGCGCCGCTTCCAGCGCTCTAGCCAacagctgcagcagcagctgaACACAAGCACGCAGCAGACGCGGGAGGTCATCCAGCAGACACTGGCCGCCATCGTGGACGCCATCAAGCTGGATGACATCGAGCCCTACCACAGCGACAGGTCCAACCCCTACTTCGAGTACCTTCAGATCCGAAAGAAGATCGAGGAGAAGCGCAAGATCCTCTGCTACATCACGCCCCAGGCACCCCAGTGCTACGCCGAGTACGTCACCTACACTGGGTCCTACCTCCTGGACGGCAAGCCGCTCAGCAAGCTGCACATCCCCGTG ATCGCACCCCCCCCCTCCCTGGCAGAGCCCCTGAAGGAGCTGTTCAAACAGCAGGAGACCGTGCGGGGAAAGCTGCGTCTGCAGCACAGCATCGAGCGG GAGAAGCTGATCGTGTCCTGCGAGCAGGAGATCCTGCGGGTTCACTGCCGGGCGGCCAGGACCATCGCCAACCAGGCAGTGCCCTTCAGTGCCTGCACGATGCTGCTGGACTCCGAGGTCTACAACATGCCTCTGGAAAGCCAG GGCGATGAGAACAAGTCCGTGCGAGATCGCTTCAACGCCCGCCAGTTCATCTCCTGGCTGCAGGACGTGGACGACAAGTATGACCGCATGAAG ACTTGCCTCCTGATGCGGCAGCAGCACGAGGCTGCGGCCCTCAACGCCGTGCAGAGGATGGAGTGGCAGCTGAAGGCGCAGGAGCTGGACCCCGCCGGGCACAAGTCGCTGTGCGTGAACGAGGTGCCCTCCTTCTACGTGCCCATGGTCGATGTCAACGATGACTTTGTGCTGCTGCCAGCGTGA